The segment ACGGTACACAACAGCTCAAGCCCTGGGGATGGAGACTCTCTCTAGGTTTAGCCGCTTTTCCAGCTCTGCTCATGACGCTAGGCGGCTATCTCCTACCTGAGACACCAAACAGTTTAGTCGAAAGAGGGTTAACAGAAAGAGGAAGACGAGTTCTAGAGAAGCTAAGAGGAACTCAAAACGTAGACGCCGAGCTACAAGACATGGTGGACGCAAGCGAGCTAGCCAACTCCATCAAACACCCGTTCAGAAACATCCTCCAGAAACAGCATAGGCCTCAGCTAGTCATGGCCGTTTGCATGCCGATGTTTCAGATCCTCACGGGCATAAACTCGATCCTCTTCTACGCTCCTGTCCTGTTCCAGACGATGGGGTTCGGAGGAAACGCGTCTCTCTACTCATCAGCGTTGACTGGAGCCGTTCTTGTCTTATCAACGTTGATCTCCATAGCGCTGGTGGATAAGCTAGGACGGCGAGCTCTTCTCATCAGCGGAGGGGTGCAGATGATAATATGCCAAGCTATAGTCTCAGTGATCTTAGGCCTCAAATTTGGAGACGACCAAGAGCTGTCTAAAGGGTATTCGATAGTGGTAGTCATCTTCATTTGTCTCTTTGTGGTTGCGTTTGGATGGTCGTGGGGACCTTTAGGGTGGACCATACCGAGCGAGATCTTCCCGTTGGAGATTCGTTCGGCGGGGCAGAGTATTACTGTCGCTGTGAAtcttttatttactttcgtgATAGCGCAAGCTTTCTTGTCTATGCTCTGTGCGTTTAAGTTTGGGATCTTTTTGTTTTTCGCTGGATGGGTGTTGGTGATGACtgtttttgtttgctttttGTTGCCTGAGACCAAAGGAGTGCCTATTGAGGAGATGACACTCTTGTGGAAAAGGCATTGGTTTTGGAAAAAAGTGTTGCCTGAAGCTGAGAGTAACAATAGTTCTGTATGAAAGATAGATAAAAGATATAGTAAACTGGTTTTGTAAtgtcattagtttttttttttaatgattttgtcAATAACAATCAAGAAAGTTTTATTGCATATGTAAAGAAAGGTTTGGTGATCATCATATCACCAAGAAGGATCCAAAAGCTATAGAAAGATCACATTCTTCTCCATCTTTGCTTCTTCTTGATGTGAATTTGAAACAAACTGTTGTTTCCCTCCTCTCTTGTCTGGATTCTTCGACATCAAAGAGATGGCTGCAAGCAATCTTTCTAGGGTTTCCTGAATCTTCTTACGCAAGGAACTTAGTTCTTCGTATTCTCCAAGAAACATGGAATAGGAAGAGAGGTTGGAGGCGGAGAAACTGAGTTACAAGAGCCTGCGTAATCTGCGGAGACGATCTCCGATTTTTTGAAAGCTCTGATCTGCTTCTTCATAGTCGACGCTACGTCAGTTATCTTCAAACGATGTCGTTTTTTATCGTCTTCATAGGCGCAGCTGTTAAGAAACGAGCTGAGTGTCTCGCCGCGTTTGAGGATCTTGACTTGACCCATGACGAGATTGGTGTTAGCCGCCGGGGATGCAACTAGCGTCTTAGACTGAGTGGCCGTGGGGGAACGCTTGAGTCGGCGAGGAGCAGCGTTCGAGTGACGGCGAGGATTAGAGTTACGGTGGATTAGGGATTCGTGATC is part of the Brassica rapa cultivar Chiifu-401-42 chromosome A09, CAAS_Brap_v3.01, whole genome shotgun sequence genome and harbors:
- the LOC103836783 gene encoding sugar transport protein 7; this translates as MAGGSFGPTGVAKERAEQYQGKVTSYVIIACLVAAIGGAIFGYDIGVSGGVTSMDEFLEEFFKTVYDKKKQAHESNYCKYDDQGLAAFTSSLYLAGLVSTLAASPITRNYGRRASIVCGGISFLVGAALNAGAVNLPMLLAGRILLGVGIGFGNQAVPLYLSEVAPTHLRGGLNMMFQLATTLGIFTANMVNYGTQQLKPWGWRLSLGLAAFPALLMTLGGYLLPETPNSLVERGLTERGRRVLEKLRGTQNVDAELQDMVDASELANSIKHPFRNILQKQHRPQLVMAVCMPMFQILTGINSILFYAPVLFQTMGFGGNASLYSSALTGAVLVLSTLISIALVDKLGRRALLISGGVQMIICQAIVSVILGLKFGDDQELSKGYSIVVVIFICLFVVAFGWSWGPLGWTIPSEIFPLEIRSAGQSITVAVNLLFTFVIAQAFLSMLCAFKFGIFLFFAGWVLVMTVFVCFLLPETKGVPIEEMTLLWKRHWFWKKVLPEAESNNSSV
- the LOC103836782 gene encoding uncharacterized protein LOC103836782, producing MATAILSSRNSLNHRFDHESLIHRNSNPRRHSNAAPRRLKRSPTATQSKTLVASPAANTNLVMGQVKILKRGETLSSFLNSCAYEDDKKRHRLKITDVASTMKKQIRAFKKSEIVSADYAGSCNSVSPPPTSLPIPCFLENTKN